Proteins from one Anopheles nili chromosome 2, idAnoNiliSN_F5_01, whole genome shotgun sequence genomic window:
- the LOC128720283 gene encoding transcriptional regulator ATRX homolog → MIESSSRDQRKQSTVPKLNTGDSESDADDENDRMHAHQEVATVKSNSRVKLGGTPPAVLLENGASVSDNPVEAENKTVEEQDKLADSAEVESKHTIRLVAIDKLLRPSLVGASAEKTSPSKPSARKTKKKNDSVIEISDESDDCDGSDEEDNLEQLEGDLSEIKTRFGLTEIRDHQNFVIHSFACNTRQSPVASQKRKIRKTGNMGKTDDQDKKEIENTEIDVSQKDVDDSDDARVVQNDQSEVGKETQNDSDSDEPVLRNRQKASNNIPRQKNNTRNKRKRRAVTDSEEENNAEKTSNFNGNSDDSEKGSDQSDEFTAGNTASSRSQRAAERSKRATNRTQCSESTAEQAETANVNDFQPRKKRTRIRKNSSSSSDDEGSGSKRKRKRGKKSKAEDDSDADSPNKGRKNIRKLMKKSDLEETTKNAAQEERERKQRIIERQKLYNQVYDEKPEEARVLEKLVLDFDDETKEPLLEVDKKLVKLLKPHQANGIKFMFDACFESLDQMKESKGSGCILAHCMGLGKTLQVVTLTHTLLSNSDTTGVERVLIVCPLSTVLNWANEFNMWMKHVKKGTEVEVYEISRYKDNVARANKLMEWHNEGGVMILGYDMFRNLSNPTASRIRKKVRESLQTSLIDPGPELIVCDEGHLLKNEKTSLSQMVNRITTMRRIVLTGTPIQNNMKEYYCMVQFVKPKLLGTYTEYMNRFVNPITNGQYTDSTPYDIQLMRKRAHVLHKLLDGCVQRRDYAVLAPFLPPKLEFVVSIKLTPLQSTLYKHYMENFAGKRLMNDPTQKRSSLLFTDFQNLQRIWTHPRVLRYNSDRYEIQQQRKLLLDSENESVGSMKDFIDDVSEEEADSTPESSGGSEDDDDKSADINSDESSKRKKQTGSTRSTRRNPVEDDDVIVQKPENPTEWWMQMCPETELDNLDHSGKLIVLMEILKECEAIGDKLLVFSQSLYSLDVIEHFLTLLDENMQKDEEDRNEQLSKYPGSWSLGLDYFRLDGSTSIDNRNDACKIFNDESNTRARLFLISTRAGGLGINLVAANRVAIFDVSWNPSHDIQSIFRVYRFGQNKPCYIYRFIAMGTMEEKIYERQVTKQAISKRVIDEQQIDRHYKENDLQELYRYDVDPSEPRPVPNLPKDRLFAELLKRFDTIIYKYHEHDSLLENKEEETLNEEERKAAWEEFEQEKNRPPMPNYGNIGLGMGMGMGVGMGGRVNSPVTSSTIFGFRNDVLLKLLNIKAREDNPTFNDATINAMIPYLMQQLAQQMKDGELTMYQSLCNLYYKLEIPSVNPQYPMSGYAMQGGIAGQIATQGVIGQQLPKGMGVGADISNMIYNVNPNQTGIRPLLPPHVPMQQPGISGMHNFGQVPLSGNASVLPNKGPITVDPEIVELD, encoded by the exons ATGATTGAGAGCTCTTCCCGCGATCAGCGAAAGCAATCGACTGTTCCCAAACTTAACACAGGTGATAGTGAATCTGACGCGGACGACGAAAATGATAGAATGCATGCTCACCAAGAAGTCGCTACGGTTAAATCCAACTCAAGAGTGAAACTCGGTGGCACACCTCCAGCAGTACTGCTAGAAAACGGTGCATCCGTCAGTGATAATCCTGTCGAAGCGGAGAATAAAACAGTGGAGGAGCAAGACAAACTGGCTGATTCTGCTGAAGTGGAATCAAAACATACAATCCGGTTAGTAGCGATAGACAAGCTTCTCCGGCCTAGTCTAGTAGGAGCATCGGCAGAGAAAACCTCCCCATCAAAACCATCGGCtcgaaaaacgaagaagaaaaacgacagtGTTATAGAAATTAGCGACGAAAGCGACGATTGTGACGGTAGCGACGAAGAGGACAATTTGGAACA GCTAGAAGGCGATCTAAGCGAAATTAAAACGCGATTTGGGTTGACGGAGATCCGCGACCACCAAAACTTTGTAATCCACAGCTTTGCGTGTAATACGAGGCAGAGCCCCGTGGCTAGTCAAAAACGTAAGATCCGCAAAACTGGAAATATGGGCAAGACGGACGATcaggataaaaaagaaatcgaaaataCCGAGATTGATGTCAGTCAGAAAGATGTTGACGATTCCGATGATGCGAGAGTTGTCCAGAATGACCAGTCTGAAGTAGGAAAGGAGACGCAAAATGATAGCGACTCGGATGAACCCGTACTCCGGAACAGACAAAAAGCCAGCAACAACATTCCAAGACAG AAAAATAACACTAGAAATAAACGAAAGAGGCGAGCTGTTACCGATAGCGAGGAGGAAAACAATGCAGAAAAAACGTCGAATTTTAACGGCAACTCGGATGATAGCGAAAAAGGCAGTGATCAGAGCGATGAGTTTACTGCCGGTAACACTGCGAGCAGCCGCAGTCAACGAGCGGCAGAACGATCAAAAAGAGCCACTAATCGAACGCAATGCAGCGAGAGTACTGCCGAGCAGGCAGAAACAGCAAACGTAAACGATTTTCAACCACGCAAGAAGCGCACCAGAATTAGAAAGAATAGTTCATCCTCTTCCGACGATGAAGGCTCCGGTTCAAAAAG GAAACGCAAACGtggaaaaaagagcaaagcaGAGGACGATAGTGATGCGGACTCACCTAACAAAGGTCGCAAAAATATTCGCAAATTGATGAAGAAGAGTGATTTGGAGGAGACTACCAAAAATGCCGCTCAGGAGGAACGAGAGCGAAAGCAACGTATTATAGAGAGGCAAAAACTGTACAACCAGGTATACGACGAGAAACCAGAAGAGGCTCGCGTGCTTGAAAAATTGGTGCTAGATTTCGATGACGAAACGAAGGAACCTCTACTCGAAGTGGACAAGAAGTTAGTAAAACTATTGAAGCCGCATCAAGCAAATGGCATCAAGTTTATGTTCGACGCGTGTTTTGAAAGTCTCGACCAGATGAAGGAGAGCAAAGGTTCGGGATGCATCCTAGCGCATTGTATGGGTTTGGGCAAAACGCTGCAGGTAGTCACGCTTACGCACACACTTTTGTCTAATTCGGATACAACCGGTGTGGAGCGAGTGCTGATCGTGTGTCCGCTCTCAACGGTGTTGAATTGGGCGAATGAGTTCAACATGTGGATGAAACACGTGAAAAAGGGCACCGAGGTAGAGGTGTACGAAATCTCGAG GTACAAGGATAACGTGGCACGTGCAAACAAGCTGATGGAATGGCACAACGAGGGTGGTGTTATGATACTGGGTTACGATATGTTCCGCAATCTTTCAAATCCCACCGCCAGCCGCATACGGAAGAAGGTGCGCGAATCGTTGCAAACATCGCTAATCGACCCCGGACCGGAACTTATCGTGTGCGATGAAGGCCACTTGTTGAAGAACGAAAAGACATCTTTGTCGCAGATGGTGAACAGGATCACGACGATGCGAAGGATAGTCCTAACGGGCACACCGATACAGAACAACATGAAAGAAT ATTACTGTATGGTGCAGTTTGTTAAGCCCAAACTGCTCGGCACCTATACGGAGTATATGAATCGGTTCGTAAACCCCATCACGAACGGCCAGTACACTGACTCGACGCCGTACGACATTCAACTGATGCGTAAAAGGGCTCACGTCCTGCACAAGCTTCTGGATGGCTGCGTTCAACGCAGGGATTATGCAGTATTAGCTCCCTTCCTACCACCAAAGCTGGAGTTTGTGGTATCAATCAAACTTACGCCTCTACAGAGCACGCTGTACAAG cACTACATGGAAAACTTTGCAGGCAAACGACTGATGAACGATCCGACGCAAAAACGATCCTCGTTGCTGTTCACtgactttcaaaatttacaGAGAATATGGACGCATCCGAGAGTATTGCGCTACAACAGTGACCGATACGAAATTCAACAGCAGCGTAAG CTTCTGTTAGACAGTGAAAATGAATCTGTTGGGTCTATGAAAGATTTTATAGATGATGTGTCGGAAGAAGAAGCTGATTCAACTCCCGAATCTTCGGGGGGATCTGAAGACGATGACGATAAAAGTGCGGATATTAATTCCGATGAATCAtcaaaaaggaagaagcaaacagGATCAACACGCAGCACTAGAAGAAATCCTGTTGAAGATG atgaTGTGATTGTTCAGAAGCCGGAAAATCCTACCGAATGGTGGATGCAAATGTGTCCCGAAACGGAGCTGGACAACCTCGATCACTCCGGCAAGCTCATAGTCCTTATGGAAATTCTTAAGGAATGTGAAGCAATTGGAGACAAACT ACTGGTATTTTCACAATCCCTTTACTCGTTGGATGTTATAGAGCATTTTCTTACGCTACTGGATGAAAACATGCAAAAGGATGAAGAGGACAGAAACGAACAGTTGAGCAAATACCCCGGATCATGGTCGTTAGGTTTAGATTATTTCCGTTTGGATGGGTCGACATCCATAGACAATCGGAATGATGCATGTAAAATTTTCAATGATGAAAGCAACACTCGAGCGCG ATTATTTCTCATTTCAACGAGAGCTGGCGGTTTAGGTATCAATCTTGTTGCCGCAAACCGGGTTGCAATTTTTGACGTATCCTGGAATCCATCTCATGATATTCAAAGCATATTCCGAGTGTACCGTTTCGGTCAAAACAAGCCTTGCTATATTTACCGATTTATTGCGATG GGTACCATGGAAGAGAAAATCTATGAACGTCAAGTTACAAAACAAGCTATTTCGAAGCGTGTTATAGACGAACAGCAAATAGACCGGCACTACAAGGAAAACGACCTGCAGGAGCTGTACCGGTACGACGTAGATCCGAGCGAACCGCGACCCGTGCCAAATCTACCAAAAGACCGTCTGTTCGCCGAACTCCTGAAACGGTTCGATACAATTATCTACAAATACCACGAGCACGATTCTTTGCTCGAGAACAAGGAAGAAGAAACGTTGAATGAAGAGGAACGTAAGGCAGCTTGGGAAGAATTCGAACAGGAGAAAAATCGACCTCCAATGCCGAATTACGGGAATATCGGTCTCGGGATGGGGATGGGAATGGGCGTTGGTATGGGTGGAAGAG TGAATAGTCCAGTTACTTCAAGCACGATATTCGGCTTCCGTAACGACGTGTTGTTGAAGCTTCTCAATATTAAGGCCCGTGAGGACAACCCCACTTTCAACGATGCCACGATAAACGCTATGATACCATATTTGATGCAGCAACTTGCCCAACAAATGAAAGACGGAGAGCTGACG ATGTATCAAAGCTTATGTAATCTTTACTACAAATTGGAAATACCATCTGTAAACCCCCAATATCCGATGAGTGGGTATGCGATGCAGGGCGGAATTGCTGGACAAATTGCCACTCAAGGTGTCATTGGTCAGCAGCTACCAAAAGGAATGGGTGTTGGAGCTGACATCTCCAACATGATTTACAACGTGAATCCGAATCAAACTGGCATACGACCATTATTGCCCCCACATGTTCCG ATGCAACAGCCAGGAATCAGTGGAATGCATAATTTTGGCCAGGTTCCGCTCTCTGGTAACGCCTCTGTTCTACCGAACAAAGGTCCAATAACGGTAGACCCAGAAATAGTTGAGCTTGATTGA